One Pullulanibacillus sp. KACC 23026 DNA segment encodes these proteins:
- a CDS encoding sugar phosphate isomerase/epimerase family protein, translating into MRLGCCASIEKAEVVKQAGFDFIECTVTSLIPNEDHSIFEQTILKRFQESPLPVEAFNVFIPGQMALVGDQVHWEALQHYLDRAFERMNLVGGKVVVFGSGGARNIPAGFDRQQAEKQIVEFLNAAADKADAAGMTVVIEPLNKKECNVINTVEEGVELVKKINRSSIQMLADFYHMDEEEESLSHLVAASPYLKHVHVADTGRLAPGTGQYPYHEFVARLREANYQGRVSIECNWNDFDNEAARARQFLHQIFS; encoded by the coding sequence ATGCGATTAGGCTGTTGTGCGAGTATTGAAAAGGCAGAAGTCGTGAAGCAAGCGGGTTTTGATTTTATCGAATGTACGGTGACGTCTTTGATCCCGAATGAAGATCATTCTATTTTCGAACAAACAATTTTAAAGCGTTTTCAGGAAAGTCCTCTACCCGTTGAAGCTTTTAATGTTTTTATTCCCGGGCAGATGGCGCTTGTTGGGGACCAAGTACATTGGGAGGCTCTTCAACACTACCTAGATCGTGCCTTCGAGCGAATGAATCTGGTAGGAGGAAAAGTCGTTGTTTTCGGAAGCGGTGGTGCGCGTAACATTCCTGCTGGTTTTGATCGGCAACAAGCAGAGAAACAAATTGTGGAGTTTTTAAATGCAGCAGCAGATAAAGCAGATGCAGCTGGAATGACAGTTGTGATCGAACCCCTCAACAAAAAAGAATGCAATGTGATTAATACGGTGGAGGAAGGAGTTGAACTCGTTAAAAAAATCAATCGATCCTCTATTCAGATGTTGGCAGATTTTTATCACATGGATGAAGAAGAGGAATCCCTCTCTCATCTTGTGGCGGCTAGCCCCTATTTAAAGCATGTCCATGTGGCTGATACCGGGCGGCTCGCACCTGGCACGGGCCAATACCCCTATCATGAGTTTGTTGCGCGCTTAAGGGAAGCCAATTATCAAGGACGAGTTTCAATCGAATGTAATTGGAATGATTTTGACAACGAAGCCGCACGGGCAAGACAGTTTCTCCATCAAATATTTAGTTAA
- a CDS encoding helix-turn-helix transcriptional regulator, translated as MNIGMKIKFRRKELNLTQEEVCTGICSITYLSKLENNKIEANHELLKQLSVRLKMNLDDLLQDDFSHHMTQLRTLYKFVNEKSLSETNEKILAFPLNQVHDPIIRTGFDIILFLFTIRKNEKEKAIQLKDNLIGKETYLNEELMVWYYISTGLFEYTYGSIEKAVSNLYQAKEVVDQYHLIDAHLDYLLALANTRMNLISKSILHLEAAIKTYTNEMNFRKIIDCKILLAANYSKLGDYPMAREHLLKIVESIETTGNASQLGLIYHNLGYLYSLTDQPELSLSYFKKALDIKTDHEDKLNTIYLLANEYKKHGDLSKALSLCTEGINQSHKENKHYYYKLLILKQSILPDGYHDDHFLKFLENEIIPFFIEQDFTVTSECYYLLAKISTEKNHYKKAVHYYEEALKYAYKTTKRESPFSWKSSN; from the coding sequence ATGAATATTGGGATGAAAATTAAATTTAGAAGAAAAGAGTTGAATTTAACTCAAGAGGAAGTTTGCACTGGTATTTGTTCCATTACTTATTTAAGTAAGTTGGAGAACAATAAAATTGAAGCTAATCATGAGCTGTTAAAACAACTGAGTGTTCGTTTAAAAATGAACCTTGATGATTTACTACAGGACGATTTCTCCCATCATATGACTCAACTGCGCACGCTTTATAAATTTGTGAATGAAAAAAGTCTTAGTGAAACGAACGAGAAAATTCTTGCCTTTCCTTTAAATCAGGTACACGATCCGATCATCAGAACCGGATTTGATATTATTTTATTCCTCTTTACGATTCGCAAAAATGAGAAAGAAAAAGCCATTCAATTAAAAGATAACCTGATAGGCAAAGAAACCTATTTAAATGAAGAACTAATGGTTTGGTACTATATATCAACAGGACTCTTTGAATATACCTATGGCTCTATTGAAAAAGCCGTTTCAAATCTCTATCAAGCAAAAGAGGTTGTCGATCAATACCATTTAATCGATGCTCATTTAGACTATCTGTTAGCTCTTGCTAATACTCGTATGAATTTAATCTCCAAATCGATTCTGCATCTTGAAGCAGCCATTAAAACCTATACCAATGAGATGAACTTCAGAAAAATCATTGATTGTAAAATCCTTTTAGCGGCCAATTACAGTAAACTTGGGGACTACCCAATGGCTAGAGAGCATTTGCTGAAGATTGTGGAGTCCATTGAGACGACAGGTAATGCCTCTCAATTAGGCCTGATTTATCATAATTTGGGCTATCTCTATTCATTAACTGATCAACCTGAGTTGTCCTTAAGCTATTTTAAAAAGGCTTTAGACATAAAGACCGATCATGAGGATAAATTAAATACCATTTACTTATTGGCCAATGAGTATAAAAAGCATGGGGATTTGTCAAAGGCACTTAGTCTTTGCACAGAAGGAATCAATCAGTCTCACAAAGAGAATAAGCATTACTATTACAAACTCCTTATTTTAAAACAATCTATACTTCCGGATGGCTACCATGATGACCATTTCTTAAAGTTTCTAGAAAATGAAATCATTCCCTTTTTTATTGAACAGGACTTCACGGTAACGAGTGAGTGCTATTATCTCCTTGCAAAGATCTCAACAGAGAAAAATCACTATAAAAAAGCCGTTCATTATTATGAGGAAGCTTTAAAGTACGCTTACAAAACAACTAAAAGGGAAAGTCCCTTTTCATGGAAATCCTCCAATTAA
- the hmpA gene encoding NO-inducible flavohemoprotein — MARGFKYGKKLDPKKLAIIKETLPIVKQHGETITKHFYKRMFKQHPELLNIFNQTHQITGHQPKALADAVYGAAANIEDFSQIMPVLERIGEKHRSLQIKPEHYPIVGENLLGAIKEVLGDAATDDIIGAWADAYAVISDVFIRMEEKMYKISETMPGGWAGFREFVVDKKVKESDVITSFYFKPKDGEAIAEFIPGQYLTLRIDSPRLDYTCLRQYSLSDRPGHDYYRISVKREDPKGGDIPAGVVSTYLHNVVKEGDIIPITAPAGDFYLDTTSTRPLVLISGGVGQTPMMCMLNSTVDAQASRETYFVHAAINSKFHAFKDHVEKLVSDHPQVKSFVIYEKPTEDDKQKKAYDKEGYIDLEWIQHHLPKDADFYFCGPEPFMRAVNRSLKEWGVPEDRIHYEFFGSFGKLDADL, encoded by the coding sequence ATGGCAAGAGGTTTTAAATACGGTAAAAAATTGGATCCAAAAAAGCTAGCGATCATTAAGGAAACATTGCCGATCGTTAAACAACATGGTGAAACGATCACGAAGCATTTTTATAAAAGAATGTTCAAGCAGCATCCTGAATTACTCAATATCTTTAACCAAACTCACCAAATTACCGGGCATCAACCTAAAGCGCTGGCGGATGCCGTCTACGGGGCAGCGGCAAACATTGAAGATTTCAGTCAGATTATGCCTGTTCTTGAGCGGATTGGCGAGAAGCATCGCAGTTTGCAGATCAAGCCGGAGCATTACCCAATAGTTGGCGAAAATTTGCTAGGGGCGATTAAAGAAGTACTGGGTGATGCCGCTACAGATGACATTATCGGTGCGTGGGCAGATGCCTATGCGGTGATTTCGGATGTCTTTATCCGTATGGAAGAGAAAATGTATAAAATTTCCGAAACGATGCCAGGCGGATGGGCCGGTTTCAGGGAATTTGTGGTAGACAAAAAAGTGAAGGAAAGTGACGTCATTACTTCTTTTTACTTCAAGCCAAAAGATGGTGAGGCGATTGCCGAGTTTATTCCTGGTCAATATCTAACACTCAGGATAGACAGTCCTCGTTTAGACTATACATGTTTAAGACAGTACAGCTTATCGGATCGTCCTGGTCATGACTATTACCGAATAAGTGTTAAAAGAGAAGATCCTAAGGGTGGTGATATTCCGGCTGGAGTGGTTTCTACTTATTTGCACAATGTGGTTAAGGAAGGCGATATCATCCCGATCACAGCACCGGCTGGTGACTTTTATTTAGACACGACCTCTACACGTCCATTAGTTTTAATAAGCGGCGGTGTCGGACAAACGCCGATGATGTGTATGCTGAATTCAACTGTCGATGCTCAGGCAAGCCGTGAAACTTATTTTGTTCACGCCGCCATTAACAGCAAGTTCCATGCCTTCAAAGATCATGTTGAAAAATTAGTATCAGACCATCCTCAGGTGAAGTCTTTTGTCATCTATGAAAAGCCGACAGAGGATGACAAGCAAAAGAAAGCCTATGATAAAGAAGGGTATATTGATCTCGAATGGATTCAACACCATTTACCGAAGGATGCTGATTTCTACTTCTGTGGACCAGAGCCTTTCATGAGAGCTGTTAATCGCTCACTTAAAGAATGGGGTGTACCAGAAGACCGTATTCATTACGAATTCTTTGGGTCCTTTGGTAAGTTGGATGCCGATCTCTGA
- a CDS encoding Crp/Fnr family transcriptional regulator — protein sequence MTTGTTSSLNVECNTEDFREFELLSKLMKPKTYIKNSTIYCEGDPLTHLYYVQEGSVKLSKVSDDGKDLIMHYFFPGDLFGEYRTFGEQKATFSAEAVETCKIGVISLEQINDVISQHGSLGISFSEWLSKMQWYTQLKLRDILFHGKNGALASTLIRAANTFGLQEGDKIVIAHKLTNYDLANLIGATRETVNRLMSQFQKEQLIEVHHSRIVITNLNELKKVCHCEHCPVAICRL from the coding sequence ATGACAACGGGAACGACGAGTTCATTGAACGTGGAATGTAATACCGAGGACTTTAGAGAATTCGAGCTGCTATCTAAACTTATGAAACCAAAAACGTATATTAAAAATTCGACGATCTACTGTGAAGGAGATCCGCTGACCCATCTTTACTATGTACAAGAAGGAAGCGTCAAATTGTCAAAAGTAAGTGATGACGGCAAAGATCTGATTATGCATTACTTTTTTCCTGGAGATCTTTTTGGAGAATATCGTACATTTGGTGAGCAAAAGGCCACTTTTAGCGCTGAAGCTGTTGAAACTTGCAAAATAGGCGTTATTTCTTTGGAACAAATTAATGACGTGATTAGCCAGCACGGTTCACTCGGTATTAGCTTTTCAGAATGGTTAAGCAAAATGCAATGGTATACACAGCTAAAACTTCGAGATATTTTATTTCATGGCAAAAATGGGGCACTTGCGTCAACATTAATTCGAGCGGCTAATACGTTTGGTCTTCAGGAAGGTGACAAAATTGTCATTGCTCATAAGCTTACTAATTATGACCTGGCGAACTTAATTGGAGCGACACGTGAGACCGTGAATCGGCTCATGTCCCAATTTCAGAAGGAACAATTGATCGAAGTCCATCATAGTCGGATTGTCATTACGAATCTAAATGAACTTAAAAAGGTTTGTCACTGTGAGCATTGTCCAGTAGCTATATGCCGCTTATAA
- a CDS encoding universal stress protein: MKQLVKRVLVCYDGSEGSKKALELAKHLARLDEQTEFDFLSVIKIQLPYDMYPGALIMDEQSLVTEYETYADGLLDGVVKEWGLPNPIHSYVVEGSPVEEILSFAKKGKNDLIIIGNRSLSPVKELFLGSVSHHVAQQAACPVLIAK, translated from the coding sequence ATGAAACAGTTAGTAAAACGTGTTCTTGTTTGTTATGACGGCTCAGAGGGAAGTAAAAAAGCATTGGAGCTGGCTAAGCATTTAGCCCGGTTGGATGAACAAACGGAATTTGATTTTCTGTCTGTCATAAAAATTCAGTTGCCTTATGATATGTATCCTGGTGCCTTAATCATGGATGAACAGAGCTTAGTTACGGAATACGAGACCTATGCAGACGGCCTTCTTGACGGAGTTGTCAAAGAGTGGGGCTTACCTAATCCGATCCATTCCTATGTTGTTGAAGGAAGTCCTGTCGAAGAAATTCTTTCCTTTGCCAAAAAAGGAAAAAATGATCTCATAATCATTGGCAACCGCAGCTTAAGCCCAGTAAAAGAATTGTTCCTTGGCAGTGTCAGTCATCATGTTGCACAGCAGGCGGCCTGTCCTGTTTTGATCGCAAAATAG
- the fumC gene encoding class II fumarate hydratase: MEYRIEKDTIGEIKVPADKLWAAQTQRSKENFKIGWERMPLEIVRAFAMLKKGAALANQKLGKLDGEKAEAIAQAADEILSGKWDEHFPLVVWQTGSGTQSNMNVNEVIANRANQLLAEKGSDAKVHPNDDVNKSQSSNDTYPTALHIAATLAVENDVIPAIDKLKETLDQKVEAFKDMIKIGRTHLQDATPLTLGQEISGWAAMLEKCKKMLQDTVVNIKELAIGGTAVGTGLNAHPEFGRMTAEEIAAMTGKEFVTSDNKFHALTSHDQIAVVHGVLRALAADMMKIANDVRWLASGPRSGLGEIRIPENEPGSSIMPGKVNPTQSEAVTMVAVQVMGNDAAIGFAASQGNFELNVFKPVIGYNFLQSARLLADSIVSFNDHCAVGIEPNVEVIQAHMKNSLMLVTALNPHIGYENAAKIAKTAHKEGTTLKEAALKTGLLTEEQFDQWVRPEEMIGPKA, encoded by the coding sequence ATGGAGTATAGAATTGAAAAAGATACGATCGGTGAGATTAAGGTACCTGCGGACAAGTTATGGGCTGCTCAAACTCAAAGAAGTAAAGAGAATTTTAAAATTGGCTGGGAACGGATGCCGCTTGAAATCGTTCGTGCATTTGCGATGCTCAAAAAGGGGGCGGCCCTTGCTAACCAAAAATTAGGGAAATTGGATGGCGAAAAGGCAGAGGCGATCGCACAGGCTGCTGATGAAATCCTCTCTGGAAAATGGGATGAGCATTTTCCATTAGTGGTTTGGCAAACTGGAAGCGGAACCCAATCCAATATGAATGTAAATGAAGTCATTGCCAATCGTGCTAATCAATTGTTGGCAGAAAAAGGCTCTGATGCCAAGGTTCACCCTAATGATGACGTCAATAAATCGCAAAGCTCTAATGACACGTATCCAACTGCCTTACATATTGCTGCCACTCTTGCTGTTGAAAATGATGTCATTCCAGCGATCGATAAATTAAAAGAAACCCTTGATCAAAAGGTCGAAGCCTTTAAGGATATGATTAAAATTGGCCGGACGCATTTACAAGACGCGACCCCGCTCACCCTTGGACAAGAAATTAGCGGCTGGGCTGCTATGCTTGAGAAATGTAAGAAAATGCTTCAAGACACCGTCGTTAATATTAAAGAATTAGCGATTGGTGGAACGGCTGTAGGAACGGGCTTAAATGCTCATCCTGAATTTGGTCGCATGACAGCTGAAGAAATTGCCGCCATGACAGGAAAGGAATTTGTCACGTCTGACAACAAATTTCATGCTTTAACTAGCCATGATCAAATTGCTGTCGTTCATGGTGTGCTTCGTGCCCTTGCTGCGGATATGATGAAAATTGCTAATGATGTTCGTTGGTTAGCAAGCGGTCCTCGTTCTGGTTTAGGTGAAATTCGTATCCCAGAAAATGAGCCAGGCAGTTCCATTATGCCAGGTAAGGTCAATCCGACTCAATCTGAAGCTGTCACAATGGTTGCCGTTCAAGTTATGGGAAATGATGCCGCCATCGGTTTTGCCGCGAGTCAAGGAAACTTTGAATTAAACGTCTTTAAGCCGGTTATCGGCTATAATTTCTTGCAATCCGCCCGCCTATTGGCCGATTCAATCGTTTCCTTTAATGATCACTGTGCCGTTGGGATTGAACCAAATGTCGAGGTCATTCAAGCTCATATGAAAAATTCCTTAATGCTCGTAACAGCACTCAACCCGCATATTGGCTATGAGAATGCAGCTAAAATTGCCAAAACCGCACATAAGGAAGGCACGACATTAAAAGAAGCGGCTTTGAAGACAGGACTTCTCACTGAAGAACAATTTGACCAATGGGTGCGCCCAGAAGAGATGATTGGGCCAAAAGCGTAA
- a CDS encoding hemerythrin domain-containing protein codes for MEKRHKALIPLSHHHHHGLVIALKLQEVVESGGRWPKEQVFQDAKLFWESGGEEHFREEENVLYPTFSKYASIESLPEMAEALLEHIKMRGLFSQLIHHEVSDELSLMHELGALLKKHIQSEERIIFPLIQEKVPENVLLDISLKFSPHDEFLKDE; via the coding sequence ATGGAAAAGCGGCATAAAGCACTCATCCCCTTATCCCATCATCACCATCATGGGCTTGTCATTGCTCTGAAACTGCAAGAAGTGGTGGAAAGCGGAGGTCGCTGGCCAAAGGAACAAGTCTTTCAGGATGCGAAGTTGTTTTGGGAAAGTGGCGGTGAAGAGCATTTTCGTGAGGAGGAAAATGTGCTCTATCCGACTTTTTCAAAATATGCTTCCATTGAAAGCCTTCCTGAAATGGCGGAAGCGTTATTAGAGCATATTAAAATGAGAGGCCTATTTTCTCAATTAATTCATCATGAAGTTTCAGATGAACTCTCCTTGATGCATGAATTAGGCGCACTCTTAAAAAAGCATATTCAAAGTGAGGAGCGCATTATTTTTCCACTTATTCAAGAAAAAGTGCCAGAAAACGTTTTACTGGATATTTCTTTAAAATTTAGTCCGCATGATGAATTTTTAAAAGATGAGTGA
- a CDS encoding response regulator transcription factor: MKTDNHLKIVIADDHAIVRSGVKLLVEKEEDMQVIALASQGQEAVDLAIAHQPDVVIMDISMPPGMDGLEATKSIKKQAPDCHVLILTMHDEPDYLFKVLNEGASGYMLKQALDYELIAAIRAVANGDVYLYPTAAKWIVGQVLESPQVGGRPKVDLSHLSEREEEVLTYIARGFANKEISEELYISVKTVETHKKNIMEKLGLSKRHELVDYALKKGLLK; encoded by the coding sequence ATGAAGACGGACAATCATTTGAAGATCGTCATTGCGGATGACCACGCCATAGTTCGGAGCGGTGTGAAGCTGCTGGTTGAAAAAGAAGAGGATATGCAGGTGATTGCCCTGGCTAGCCAAGGACAAGAAGCCGTTGATTTAGCTATTGCGCATCAGCCTGACGTCGTCATTATGGATATCAGTATGCCTCCTGGAATGGATGGTCTTGAAGCGACAAAATCGATTAAGAAGCAGGCGCCTGATTGCCATGTCTTGATCTTAACGATGCACGATGAACCGGACTATCTGTTTAAGGTACTGAATGAAGGGGCTTCAGGCTATATGTTGAAGCAAGCCCTTGATTATGAGCTCATTGCGGCGATTCGCGCCGTAGCGAATGGGGATGTCTATCTCTATCCGACAGCTGCCAAATGGATTGTAGGTCAAGTATTGGAGAGCCCTCAAGTGGGTGGCCGCCCTAAGGTTGATTTAAGCCACCTATCAGAAAGGGAGGAAGAGGTCTTAACGTATATTGCACGCGGCTTCGCTAATAAGGAGATATCGGAGGAACTTTATATTAGTGTTAAAACGGTCGAAACCCATAAAAAAAACATTATGGAGAAGTTGGGGCTTTCTAAAAGACATGAACTTGTCGATTATGCGTTGAAAAAAGGCTTGCTGAAATAA
- a CDS encoding lipid II flippase MurJ codes for MWSKLRQMKLDLYTVLIIMNLLLAIGAFLKDVMFAHYFGTSGSADAYSLSFFIPDMIGNNLIAAALGVVCIPLFARLQKDPILFRQVVFVLNVMVAGVTFLLSVIVFFGSTRFINWYAKGLDPETLNQVFFSYKMMIPIIIVIPLTFIGVALLQSEKKFIGPALTPVLYHLSLLSVLVVCFVINLDRPLGGKVYAISTSLANLFYLIMIWVWVARRLNWFQIKVRFQAWRQAVPYIQGLLKDFFPYFCILLFSQILSFVERYYASRLESGTIAALNFATRLVDFPIWVFVAAVTTVLLPDLSKEVLNNRSEAVYKKINIALYVTVGVTLLASAGLFLLRTFIVTLLFKRGAFDEHSVIQTVSILKGYSFAIVGQSISLIGLRFFLANRRMLVPFFCYLIGTGCSVAFDYHFVPTMGSAAIGYGASFGATVNGILFLILLIGSRNKKGVPSC; via the coding sequence ATGTGGTCAAAATTACGCCAAATGAAGCTAGACCTGTACACCGTGCTTATCATTATGAACCTCTTACTAGCCATTGGCGCTTTTTTAAAAGATGTAATGTTTGCTCATTATTTTGGAACATCTGGTTCAGCAGACGCTTATAGCTTAAGCTTTTTCATACCGGATATGATAGGAAATAATTTAATTGCTGCCGCACTAGGTGTTGTCTGTATTCCGCTTTTTGCACGGCTGCAAAAAGACCCGATATTATTTAGACAAGTTGTCTTTGTTTTAAATGTGATGGTAGCGGGTGTCACTTTTCTCCTCTCAGTCATCGTCTTCTTTGGAAGTACGCGATTTATAAATTGGTATGCAAAGGGACTGGACCCAGAAACCTTGAATCAGGTGTTTTTCTCTTATAAAATGATGATTCCGATCATCATTGTGATTCCTCTAACTTTTATAGGAGTTGCCTTATTGCAGTCCGAGAAAAAATTTATTGGCCCAGCCCTTACCCCAGTCCTGTATCATTTGAGTTTGCTCTCGGTGTTAGTGGTTTGCTTTGTGATTAACTTAGACAGGCCATTGGGTGGAAAGGTCTATGCCATTTCTACAAGTCTTGCAAACCTCTTTTATTTGATCATGATTTGGGTATGGGTGGCAAGACGGTTGAATTGGTTTCAGATCAAGGTTAGATTTCAAGCGTGGCGACAAGCCGTTCCTTACATTCAAGGGCTTCTTAAGGACTTTTTTCCTTATTTTTGTATTTTGCTGTTTTCTCAAATTCTCTCATTTGTTGAACGATATTATGCCTCACGTTTAGAGAGCGGGACGATTGCAGCACTGAATTTCGCGACACGTCTTGTCGATTTTCCTATCTGGGTTTTTGTTGCAGCTGTTACAACAGTATTGCTGCCTGACCTTTCTAAAGAAGTCTTGAATAACCGCTCAGAGGCCGTTTATAAGAAAATCAACATAGCGCTTTATGTGACTGTTGGGGTAACACTCTTAGCAAGCGCAGGCTTGTTCTTGCTTCGAACTTTTATTGTCACTTTGCTCTTTAAGAGAGGAGCCTTTGACGAACATTCAGTTATTCAAACCGTGAGTATCTTAAAAGGTTATTCCTTTGCGATTGTCGGACAAAGTATTTCACTCATTGGATTACGCTTTTTCTTAGCCAATCGGCGCATGCTTGTTCCCTTTTTCTGTTACTTAATTGGGACAGGTTGTTCGGTCGCCTTTGATTATCACTTCGTCCCGACAATGGGTTCAGCTGCTATTGGCTATGGCGCCTCGTTTGGCGCCACCGTAAACGGAATTCTTTTTCTTATTCTATTAATAGGGAGTCGGAACAAGAAGGGAGTTCCGAGCTGTTAG
- a CDS encoding cupin domain-containing protein: MKVYSLTFNESFVKPILDNQVSRVVQFSFTKGKVLEKHKTSSAILVSVLSGKVRFKAEEEVVLQSGGLLSLEPSVEHSVEALEDSVMLLTLTPSPSAHPTFDKK, encoded by the coding sequence GTGAAAGTCTATTCATTAACTTTTAACGAGAGTTTTGTAAAACCAATTTTGGACAACCAAGTATCAAGAGTCGTCCAATTCTCATTTACTAAAGGAAAAGTACTAGAAAAACACAAAACCTCCAGTGCTATTCTGGTTTCTGTGTTATCAGGGAAAGTTCGATTTAAAGCTGAGGAAGAGGTGGTTCTTCAAAGTGGGGGGCTACTCAGTCTTGAACCAAGTGTAGAGCATTCCGTTGAAGCTTTAGAGGATAGTGTAATGCTTTTGACATTGACACCAAGTCCATCAGCTCATCCTACATTTGATAAAAAATGA